In Lentibacillus amyloliquefaciens, one DNA window encodes the following:
- a CDS encoding NAD(P)-dependent malic enzyme has protein sequence MPNLRDEALHIHKVNQGKLSTEAKIPVRNARDLSLAYSPGVAEPCKEIYDRKDAVYDYTMKGNMVAVVSDGSAVLGLGNIGAEAALPVMEGKSVLFKSFAGVDSFPICLDSHEIEKIVETVKLMEPTFGGVNLEDIAAPNCFIIEERLKKETNIPIFHDDQHGTAIVTLAGLINALKLSGKTFSDIKVVANGAGAAGIAIIKLLHNLGVRDMIMCDSKGAIYEGRQYGMNDVKEEVAKMTNKDKQEGSLEDILKDADVFIGVSAGGLLSKEMVEKMHDDPIIFAMANPDPEILPEDAKEAGAKVIGTGRSDFPNQVNNVLAFPGIFRGALDVRATRINERMKIAAAEAIASLITDDEISEDYVIPAPFDPRVAPLVASSVAKAAMESGVARINVDPEEVARKTRTLTKIDEE, from the coding sequence GTGCCAAACCTAAGAGACGAAGCATTACACATTCATAAGGTGAATCAAGGAAAACTTTCGACTGAAGCCAAAATTCCAGTTCGGAATGCAAGAGATTTAAGTCTAGCTTATTCTCCGGGTGTAGCCGAACCATGTAAGGAAATCTATGACCGGAAAGATGCCGTATATGATTATACGATGAAAGGTAATATGGTCGCTGTTGTCAGTGATGGCTCAGCTGTTCTGGGTCTTGGAAATATTGGGGCTGAAGCGGCGTTGCCTGTGATGGAAGGGAAGTCTGTATTGTTCAAGAGCTTTGCTGGTGTGGACTCCTTTCCGATTTGTCTGGATTCACATGAAATCGAAAAGATTGTGGAAACGGTCAAGCTGATGGAGCCGACTTTCGGCGGTGTCAACCTTGAAGATATTGCGGCACCGAACTGTTTCATTATAGAAGAACGGCTGAAAAAGGAAACGAATATTCCAATTTTTCACGATGATCAGCACGGGACTGCGATCGTGACCCTAGCCGGACTTATTAATGCATTGAAACTGTCCGGAAAAACATTTTCAGATATTAAAGTGGTTGCCAATGGTGCAGGTGCTGCCGGTATTGCAATTATAAAGTTATTACACAACTTAGGTGTCCGGGATATGATTATGTGTGATTCGAAAGGGGCCATTTACGAGGGCAGACAGTACGGCATGAACGATGTAAAAGAAGAAGTTGCCAAAATGACCAACAAAGATAAACAGGAAGGTTCCCTCGAAGATATATTGAAAGATGCGGATGTGTTTATCGGTGTTTCTGCCGGCGGTCTGCTGTCAAAAGAGATGGTGGAAAAAATGCATGATGATCCGATTATCTTCGCCATGGCAAATCCTGACCCTGAAATTCTGCCGGAGGATGCTAAAGAAGCAGGGGCGAAAGTTATTGGTACAGGCCGTTCCGATTTTCCGAACCAAGTCAATAATGTTCTGGCATTCCCGGGAATCTTTCGAGGAGCTCTGGATGTCAGGGCAACACGCATCAATGAACGAATGAAGATTGCAGCAGCTGAGGCAATAGCATCACTGATAACCGATGATGAAATATCAGAAGACTATGTTATTCCGGCACCTTTCGATCCAAGGGTTGCACCACTGGTAGCTTCAAGTGTCGCAAAAGCGGCAATGGAATCCGGTGTTGCACGAATTAATGTGGATCCTGAAGAAGTCGCTCGGAAAACGCGCACATTGACAAAAATCGATGAAGAATAA
- the accD gene encoding acetyl-CoA carboxylase, carboxyltransferase subunit beta: MLKDFFGKKRKYATIPSEQSKLDIPEGLMKKCTNCRKIYYRKEMNKNFNVCPNCDYHHPLTAWERIEYLFDEGTFEEWDKQLTSTNPLQFPGYEEKIEKDRQKTGLNEGVVTGKGLIDGQMIACSVMDSSFRMGSMGSAMGEKIARAIENANEHSLPFIIFTASGGARMQEGVLSLMQMAKTSVAVKRFSEAGGLMISMMTHPTTGGVSASFASIGDYNFAEPGALIGFAGRRIIEQTINEDLPEDFQTAEFLLKHGQLDKVVHRHEMKTLLATLFAMHQKGGGIS; this comes from the coding sequence TTGCTCAAAGATTTTTTTGGCAAGAAAAGAAAATATGCTACCATTCCAAGTGAACAAAGCAAACTTGATATTCCGGAAGGGTTAATGAAGAAATGCACAAACTGTCGTAAAATCTATTATCGGAAAGAGATGAACAAGAACTTTAATGTTTGTCCAAATTGCGATTATCATCATCCATTGACAGCCTGGGAGCGGATTGAATACTTATTTGATGAAGGAACGTTTGAGGAATGGGACAAGCAGCTTACGAGCACGAATCCGTTGCAATTTCCCGGATATGAAGAAAAAATAGAAAAAGACCGTCAAAAAACAGGGTTGAATGAAGGTGTTGTAACCGGGAAAGGGTTGATTGACGGTCAAATGATTGCTTGCAGTGTCATGGATTCCAGTTTCCGGATGGGCAGTATGGGTTCCGCAATGGGTGAAAAAATCGCCCGAGCAATTGAGAACGCCAATGAGCATTCTCTCCCTTTCATTATTTTTACTGCTTCGGGCGGCGCTAGAATGCAGGAAGGTGTTTTAAGCCTGATGCAAATGGCCAAAACGTCTGTAGCTGTGAAGCGGTTTTCTGAAGCGGGCGGTTTGATGATCTCTATGATGACACATCCTACAACAGGTGGTGTATCGGCAAGTTTTGCATCGATCGGTGATTATAACTTTGCTGAACCGGGTGCTCTAATAGGTTTTGCCGGCCGCAGGATTATCGAACAAACAATCAATGAGGATCTGCCTGAAGACTTTCAGACGGCTGAGTTTTTACTGAAACATGGACAGCTCGATAAAGTGGTTCATCGTCATGAGATGAAAACCCTGCTTGCAACTTTATTTGCCATGCATCAGAAAGGCGGGGGAATTTCATGA
- a CDS encoding acetyl-CoA carboxylase carboxyl transferase subunit alpha has product MKQVLDFEKPIVNLKEKIAELKTFTSDSDVDLSEEINTLENRLEVLENDIYGNLQPWQRVQMARHQERPTTLDYIEKLFTSFIEFHGDRLYGDDEAIVSGVAFYKDNPITVIGHQRGKDTKENLRRNFGMPHPEGYRKALRHMYQAEKFNRPVVCFIDTKGAYPGKAAEERGQSEAIARNLMEMAGLKTPIICIVIGEGGSGGALGLGVGDRIHMLENSTYSVISPEGAAALLWKDSGLAQQAAENMMITAYDLKQLEIIDQIIPEPRGGAHRDVISQAENIDAVLEQSLNELIDIPAGELLEQRWEKYNNIGDYKQL; this is encoded by the coding sequence ATGAAGCAAGTACTGGATTTTGAAAAGCCGATTGTTAATTTAAAAGAAAAAATCGCTGAATTAAAGACATTTACCAGCGATAGTGACGTCGATTTATCTGAAGAAATCAATACCCTGGAAAACCGGCTGGAAGTGCTGGAAAATGATATATACGGCAATCTTCAACCATGGCAGCGCGTCCAAATGGCACGGCATCAGGAACGTCCGACGACACTGGATTATATTGAGAAATTATTTACCAGCTTCATTGAATTTCATGGTGATCGTTTATATGGAGATGATGAAGCGATCGTTTCCGGTGTTGCGTTTTATAAGGACAATCCAATTACCGTTATCGGGCACCAGCGGGGGAAAGATACGAAGGAAAATCTTCGCCGTAACTTTGGCATGCCTCATCCAGAAGGCTACCGGAAGGCATTGCGGCATATGTATCAGGCAGAGAAATTTAACCGGCCTGTTGTGTGTTTTATTGACACCAAAGGAGCATATCCCGGAAAAGCTGCTGAAGAACGGGGCCAGAGTGAAGCGATTGCCCGGAACCTGATGGAGATGGCAGGTCTTAAAACTCCGATTATCTGTATTGTGATTGGTGAAGGCGGAAGCGGCGGTGCTCTTGGATTGGGTGTTGGTGACCGGATTCATATGCTGGAGAACTCCACTTATTCAGTGATCTCTCCTGAAGGGGCTGCGGCATTATTGTGGAAGGATTCCGGCCTGGCACAGCAAGCAGCTGAAAATATGATGATTACCGCTTATGATTTGAAGCAGCTGGAGATTATCGATCAGATCATACCGGAACCAAGGGGCGGTGCACATCGTGATGTGATATCACAAGCTGAAAATATTGACGCTGTGCTCGAACAGTCGCTCAACGAACTGATCGATATTCCTGCTGGCGAATTGCTTGAACAAAGATGGGAAAAATATAACAATATAGGTGATTACAAGCAGTTGTAG
- a CDS encoding FadR/GntR family transcriptional regulator, producing the protein MSISPKQKVYQGILHELRKYIDEHALKPGDKLPSERELSEKLEAGRSSIREALRAMELLGLIETRHGEGTFLSQYRPFHSVEVLSSFIMQGANTRNDLLFAKKIIEKEAARIAYSHIDNADIENLKEIIHDTALSNDEKHVAFFQYLFYKTDNLLFAKVWQLMDEFSYTISSLSYDQSFYQQLVKLYENNNFKNIEDLFYGLPAAGK; encoded by the coding sequence GTGTCCATCTCACCAAAACAAAAAGTATATCAGGGTATTTTACACGAGCTTCGAAAGTATATTGATGAACATGCGTTAAAGCCGGGTGATAAGCTCCCCTCTGAACGTGAGCTTTCAGAAAAACTGGAAGCAGGACGCTCTTCTATTCGGGAAGCGTTGCGGGCGATGGAATTATTGGGCTTGATTGAAACAAGACATGGAGAAGGAACATTTTTAAGCCAATACCGTCCGTTTCATTCGGTAGAAGTGCTGTCGTCATTTATTATGCAAGGAGCGAATACACGGAATGATCTGTTATTTGCCAAAAAAATCATCGAAAAAGAAGCTGCGCGTATAGCCTATTCACATATTGATAATGCTGATATTGAAAATTTGAAGGAAATCATTCATGATACTGCATTAAGCAATGATGAGAAACATGTCGCTTTTTTTCAATACTTATTTTATAAAACAGATAATCTGCTGTTTGCTAAAGTTTGGCAGCTGATGGATGAATTTTCATATACCATTTCAAGTCTTTCGTATGATCAATCGTTTTATCAGCAACTTGTAAAGCTATATGAAAATAATAACTTCAAAAACATAGAAGACTTATTTTATGGACTGCCAGCCGCTGGAAAATAA
- the pfkA gene encoding 6-phosphofructokinase, translating to MKKIGVLTSGGDAPGMNAAIRAVVRKAIFNNIEVYGIKNGFQGLIEGNIEKMDIGSVGDIIQRGGTILHSARCKEFKTDEGQNKGIEQMKKHGIEGLIVIGGDGSFRGAVKLTEKGYPCIGIPGTIDNDIAGTDFTIGFDTALNTVIEAIDKVRDTASSHERTFIIEVMGRNAGDLALWAGLADGAESILIPEKKDELHDVVERLKRGQERGKKHSIIVLAEGVDNGFNYAEKIKETADLETRVTVLGHLQRGGSPTASDRVLASRLGAEAVDLLLDGKAGKIAGIQNNQLVNHDISEILQKKHTIDLNMYQLSKELSI from the coding sequence ATGAAGAAAATTGGTGTTTTGACCAGCGGCGGTGATGCACCCGGCATGAACGCCGCTATACGTGCAGTGGTACGGAAAGCGATTTTTAATAATATCGAAGTATACGGCATAAAAAATGGCTTCCAGGGCCTGATAGAAGGCAATATTGAAAAAATGGATATCGGGTCTGTCGGGGATATTATTCAACGCGGCGGTACGATATTACATTCTGCCAGATGCAAAGAGTTCAAAACAGACGAGGGCCAGAATAAAGGTATCGAGCAGATGAAAAAACATGGAATTGAAGGATTAATCGTTATTGGCGGTGATGGAAGTTTTCGCGGGGCGGTAAAGCTTACGGAAAAAGGATATCCTTGCATCGGTATACCGGGCACGATCGATAACGACATTGCGGGGACGGACTTTACAATCGGGTTTGATACCGCGTTGAATACGGTCATTGAAGCGATTGACAAAGTTCGTGATACCGCCTCATCTCATGAAAGGACATTTATTATTGAAGTAATGGGCCGGAATGCAGGTGATTTGGCTTTATGGGCCGGTCTTGCCGATGGCGCAGAAAGCATTCTGATACCTGAGAAAAAAGACGAACTCCATGACGTTGTCGAAAGGTTGAAGCGGGGACAGGAACGTGGAAAAAAACACAGTATTATTGTCTTAGCTGAGGGTGTGGACAACGGATTTAATTATGCTGAAAAAATAAAAGAAACAGCTGATTTAGAGACCCGTGTAACAGTGCTCGGCCATCTCCAGCGCGGTGGGTCTCCAACTGCATCCGACCGTGTGCTCGCCAGCCGGCTCGGAGCAGAGGCTGTCGACTTACTGCTTGATGGAAAGGCAGGGAAAATCGCTGGTATCCAAAATAATCAATTAGTCAATCATGATATCTCTGAGATTTTGCAGAAAAAACATACGATTGATTTAAATATGTACCAATTGTCCAAAGAACTTTCGATTTGA
- the pyk gene encoding pyruvate kinase, with translation MRKTKIVCTIGPASESVGTLTELIESGMDVARLNFSHGDFDEHERRIQNIRQAAAETGKTIAILLDTKGPEIRTGTFREGEAEIVKDSVVHVTMDEVEGTAERFSVTYGGLVNDVQKGSKILLDDGLIELEVLEVDKENSELKTKALNSGTIKNKKGVNVPNVSVNLPGITEKDAGDIEFGIKQDVDFIAASFVRRPSDILEIQELLEEQQATHIKIIPKIENQEGIDNIESILEVSNGLMVARGDLGVETPAEDVPLVQKELISQCNTAGKPVITATQMLDSMQRNPRPTRAEASDVANAIFDGTDAIMLSGETAAGEYPVESVETMRNIALKTETALNHKHILDNRSKSVDMTITDAISQSVTHTAMNLDVSAIITPTESGHTARMISKYRPEAPIIAVTYHESVNRQMALVWGVHAVMGSKAESTDDMLDIAIDEGLSTNLFDRGSRVIVTAGVPIGESGTTNLMKVHVIGDVMAKGQGIGRNSAYGKAAVVQNAAEAIEKVNENDILVTYGTDRDMMEAVEKAAGIVTEEGGLTSHAAVVGLSLGIPVIVGVKDIYDKIQDGTDITIDGAKGDIYKGHARVL, from the coding sequence ATGCGTAAAACTAAAATTGTATGCACTATTGGTCCTGCTTCTGAATCTGTCGGGACCCTGACAGAATTAATTGAATCCGGGATGGATGTTGCCCGCCTGAATTTCTCTCATGGTGATTTCGACGAACATGAAAGACGAATTCAAAATATCCGTCAGGCAGCTGCAGAGACAGGCAAAACGATTGCCATTCTTCTCGATACAAAGGGTCCTGAAATTAGAACAGGCACCTTCCGGGAAGGTGAAGCCGAGATTGTAAAAGACAGTGTTGTGCATGTCACAATGGATGAGGTGGAAGGAACCGCTGAACGTTTTTCCGTTACGTACGGCGGATTGGTTAATGACGTTCAAAAGGGTTCAAAAATTTTGCTTGATGACGGCTTAATTGAGCTTGAAGTACTTGAAGTGGATAAAGAAAATAGTGAATTGAAAACAAAAGCGTTAAATTCAGGTACCATCAAAAATAAAAAAGGTGTGAATGTACCGAATGTCAGCGTGAACTTGCCTGGTATTACAGAGAAGGATGCCGGGGATATCGAGTTTGGCATCAAACAAGATGTGGATTTTATCGCCGCGTCATTTGTCCGGCGTCCTTCTGATATTCTGGAAATCCAGGAATTGCTTGAAGAACAACAGGCAACACACATTAAGATTATTCCAAAGATCGAAAATCAGGAAGGAATCGATAACATTGAATCGATTCTGGAAGTAAGCAATGGTCTTATGGTAGCAAGAGGCGATCTGGGTGTTGAAACCCCGGCTGAAGATGTCCCGCTTGTTCAAAAGGAATTAATAAGCCAATGTAATACGGCCGGCAAACCAGTTATCACTGCAACACAAATGCTTGATTCAATGCAGCGGAATCCGAGACCGACCCGAGCAGAAGCATCTGACGTGGCTAATGCAATTTTTGACGGTACCGATGCGATTATGCTCTCAGGCGAAACGGCTGCTGGTGAGTATCCAGTGGAATCAGTGGAGACGATGAGAAATATTGCCTTAAAGACGGAGACGGCATTGAATCACAAACATATTCTCGATAACCGTTCGAAATCGGTTGATATGACCATCACAGATGCCATCAGCCAGTCAGTCACGCATACCGCTATGAATTTGGACGTGAGTGCAATTATTACACCGACAGAGAGCGGGCATACGGCCAGAATGATTTCGAAATATCGTCCGGAAGCTCCTATTATTGCCGTAACGTATCACGAAAGTGTTAATCGTCAAATGGCACTCGTGTGGGGCGTGCATGCAGTTATGGGGAGCAAAGCGGAATCAACTGATGACATGCTCGATATTGCCATTGATGAAGGATTGAGTACCAATCTGTTTGACCGTGGCAGCAGAGTTATTGTTACAGCAGGTGTGCCAATAGGCGAGAGCGGGACAACCAATTTGATGAAGGTCCACGTAATAGGAGATGTGATGGCTAAAGGACAAGGAATAGGCCGCAACAGTGCATATGGAAAAGCAGCCGTTGTCCAAAATGCCGCTGAAGCAATTGAAAAGGTGAATGAAAATGATATCCTCGTGACGTATGGCACAGACCGTGACATGATGGAAGCTGTCGAAAAAGCAGCCGGCATTGTCACGGAAGAAGGCGGCCTTACTTCCCACGCGGCAGTTGTTGGCCTGAGTCTTGGAATACCGGTCATCGTTGGTGTTAAAGATATATATGATAAAATTCAGGATGGAACGGATATAACCATTGACGGGGCAAAAGGTGACATATACAAAGGACATGCCAGGGTGCTGTAA